The Victivallis sp. Marseille-Q1083 DNA window GTGCTCAACGGCGTATGCAGCGAAAAGAAATTCTCTTCGACATCATAGGTGCGCACCAGGTCGCGAAAGATGCGCTCGCCCTGCTGGCACGGCTGCGACGTGGAAACGCCGAAGACCGGCTTGGGCAGCTCAGTTCCCTCCAGCACCCGCAGGAACGAGCAGGTTTCGCCGGAAAATCCCTTGCAGGCGGCCCGGTCGAACGCTTTTTTGATCCGGCGCTGGCCGCGGGCGAACAATGCCGCATAGGTTTCCAGCGTCAGCATCCGGACGTCCAGGGCGTTGAGAATTTCCGCCGGAAAGAACAGATTGCGCCAGACCAGCGGCGCGTCGCTCGGCGACAGGAAGTCGGCCTTGGTGCTCTTGGCCCGCAGGGTCACTGATTTCAACTGTTTGGGCGATCCGAAGTAATCGATATTTTCCTTGAGCTTGCCTTTCAGCTCGGTGAATTGCCGGGCCAGGCAGGCGGAACCGAGGGCCCCCATGACGCTGTGAAATTCCGGGATGATGATGTTGTTGCCGGTAATTTCCTTCAGGAAATAGGCGACGGCCCGGTTGTAGGCGACGCCGCCCTGGAAGATGATGTCACCTTTGTAATTGAGAAAAAGTTCGCCGACGCCGGACATGATCGTCCGGGCCTGCGCCCGGCAGGCGCCGCCGATGATTTCGCTCAACGGATAACGGTTTTTGAATTTGTTGATCGACGTGGCGCTCAGCACCGCGCAAACCGAAGAGAATTCCAGGTCGCTGTCGTAGTTGGCGCGGTCGGCCATCTCTTCGACCGGGATGTTCAGCTTCCCGGCGACGCTGTCGAGAAACGCGCCGGTGCCGGCGGCGCAAATGCCGCTCATTTTGGAATTCCACATGTGCATTTTCGGATTGTAGATCATCGCCTTGCTGTCCTGGCCGCCGACGTCGAGAATGGCCCGGCAATCCGGATAATAATGGCGGGCGCCGGCCACATGCGCCGACACTTCGCTGACCCGGAAATCGTAGGGGATGAAACGTTTGGTGTCCTCGATGATCTGGCTGCCGGTGACCACAGTGCAACTGATTTTATCGAAACCGTCAACACCGGCTTCCGCCAGGAAGTCGTCGATGGTCTGCCGCAGCGCGCCGAAGTTGCAGGCGCCGCAACGGGAGCAG harbors:
- a CDS encoding 2-hydroxyacyl-CoA dehydratase, whose protein sequence is MEKLYLGIDIGSTTLKAVLLTGRGKVKHSLYQRTRPVGSGKIRCSGACSRCGACNFGALRQTIDDFLAEAGVDGFDKISCTVVTGSQIIEDTKRFIPYDFRVSEVSAHVAGARHYYPDCRAILDVGGQDSKAMIYNPKMHMWNSKMSGICAAGTGAFLDSVAGKLNIPVEEMADRANYDSDLEFSSVCAVLSATSINKFKNRYPLSEIIGGACRAQARTIMSGVGELFLNYKGDIIFQGGVAYNRAVAYFLKEITGNNIIIPEFHSVMGALGSACLARQFTELKGKLKENIDYFGSPKQLKSVTLRAKSTKADFLSPSDAPLVWRNLFFPAEILNALDVRMLTLETYAALFARGQRRIKKAFDRAACKGFSGETCSFLRVLEGTELPKPVFGVSTSQPCQQGERIFRDLVRTYDVEENFFSLHTPLSTSSHAVEHVAEELEAAVSMIEKRIGRKMDSKRLAEACELSNEARYYSKLCNELRFNSPPLIRGTQAVYYAAIFAQSWGKRDLVEINKTLYRELQERRDEIGDTIAIDDTHRILWLHLPPFYDSSLLDYIEMECHAPIVFEEVNFIGWEPLDPTDPYRSLARKMLTVGFLDPTQRVKVITERSREAKFNGCILYNHGFGRCSMSDSSFIKHLREELNKAEIPLLVLDGDCMDRTIDPCSTYTKISAYIEALNENRYGNIFGPLSANAREANQ